DNA sequence from the Streptomyces sp. HUAS 15-9 genome:
GGTACGCAGGGCCAGCGCTATGGCATCGGAGGGGCGGGCACTCACCTCGACCCCGCTGGCGAAGACCAGCTCCGCGTAGAAGACGCCTTCACGCAGGTCGGTGATGCGTACTTCCGTGAGCTCCTGGCCGACGGCCTCGAGCACGTCCTTGAACAGGTCGTGGGTCAGCGGTCGCGCGGGGGCCATGCCCTGCTGGGCGAAGGCGATCGCCGTCGCCTCCCCCGGCCCGATCCAGATGGGGAGGTACCTGTCGCCTCCCACTTCGCGCAGGAGCACGATCGGTTGGTTGGAGGGCATTTCGACCCGGACACCTACGACATCGAGCTCGTTCACACAGCAACCCTAGGCCGTGCTCGGGACGTTTGGGTAGTCGGGCCGGGAACGGGTGGCCGATACGGCCTGTCGAACGCCGCCGCCGCTCACGGCAGACGCACCCCGAGAGCGGTCTTCACCAGGGCCGCGTGCAGCCGCACGGTGAGCACCGCCAGCTCCTTCGTACGCGCTTCGGCGTGGGCCCTGGTCTGCGGGTTGCGGTGCCGCTTCAAAGGGGCCACCACCTGGTCCACCAGGCCCGCCTCGCGGTCCGCGGCGGCCTTCATCACCCGCAGGTGGCGCGGCTCGATCCCGTGCCGGCCCAGCTCGGCGACGAGCGAGGCCACGGTGACCGCCTCCGCGTCGTACACACCGCCCTCGAGCGGAGCGATGAGCCCGTAGGACTCCCACTCCTCGAGGGCGCTCTCGTCGATCTTCGCGGCCTCCAGCAGCTCGGCCCGGCCGATCCTGGCCGCCGTGGGCGTGTCGCACGGCTCCAGGACGGTCTCGCCGTCCCGCTGACGCCCCACGACGGGCAGCTGCACGGCCTCGCCACGCTCCATGGCGTCCAGGTGCTCCCGGATCACCTTGAGCGGCAGATAGTGGTCCCGCTGCATCCTCAGGACGTGGCCCAGACGCTCGACGTCACCGGCGCTGAACTTGCGGTACCCCGACGGCGTCCGCTGCGGCTCGATGAGCCCCTCCGACTCCAGGAAGCGGATCTTGGAGATGGTGACTTCGGGGAACTCGCCGCGCAGCACGTTCAGCACCGTGCCGATGCTCATCAGCCCACTGTCCGCGGCGGCGGCACCGTGCCCGGCACCGCCGCTCGGTGTTTGAAGCATGGACCTTCCCTGACGGGTCAGACGCCCTGCCGGCTCGAGTAGAAGACCAGCCGGTACTTGCCGATCTGCACCTCGTCACCGTTCGACAGGGCGACCTGGTCGATCCGCTCGCGGTTGACGTACGTGCCGTTGAGACTGCCCACATCGGCCACCGTGAACGAGCCGTCCGGCGAGCGCCGGAACTCCACGTGGCGGCGCGAGACCGTCACGTCGTCCAGGAAGATGTCGCTCTGCGGGTGACGCCCGGCCGTGGTCAGCTCGCCGTCCAGCAGGAAGCGGCTGCCGGAGTTCGGCCCGCGACGCACCACCAGCAGCGCCGAGCCCATGGGCAGTGCGTCCACGGCCGCCTGCGCCTCGGGAGAGAGCGCCGGCATCTGCGTCTGACCGGTGGCCTCGGCGTCGTAGGCCTCGAGACCGGAGATGGAGATCGTGGACGTCGTCTCGGACGCACGCTCCGGCGCCACGCCGGGACGCAGTGGGGCACCACAGTTGGAACAGAACCGGGCGTTCTCCGCGTTCCGGTTACCGCACCTCGTACACACCAGGACCGACATGGACGGATCCTCCTGCCGCGGCTGCCCCGCGGGGGCATTGGACGCATACGGGTCGGGGGCAAACCCTCCACCCGTACTTGAGGTTGACGGTTGCCCGAAACCTATGCCGCCGGACTGGGCAGGGTCAACAGACGGCGCGCCCTGGCCGCCGGAAATGTCACCGCCCGGACCAGGGACCTGGTCACGGAACAGTGGGCGCTGGCCCTCTGCGTCAGGCTGTGCGCGATGACGAGCGGTCGCGTTGTCGCTGCCCTCTCGCGCGCTCTTGCCGAACAACTTCGCAAACAACTTCACGGGCGATTCCCCTTGACCGAAACAGACCCGCCCGTGGGGCAGGACGAACCCTGATTGCATACACCGGTCGACCCGGACACCTTCACAACGTCCGTATCCACCAGACAGTTTCCACCACGCGCCACCTCTTCGGTGCGCCGACCCCCCGCAACCTCATGCCCCTGCCGGACGGCCCCCATGCACCACCGGTTCACTGGGAGGACGACCGAGCGTAGTCAGGCCGCTTCGCCGCCCGCAAGGCGTCAACCACGATCTTGGTCGACCGCTCGACGGTCACGACGGCCTGCTCCTTCTCGAGGGTCTGCACCACGCCTCCGGGGATGTTGAGCGCCGGTTCGAGGTCCTGCGGCTTGCCGATGACCTTGAAACGATAGGGGGCGTTGATCTTGTTCCCGTCGACGCTCACGCTCTTGCCGGAGTCCGTCAGATAGGTGTTGGCGACGACCCGCACGCCGTTCACCTCGATCGCCTCCGCACCGGCCGCGCGCAGCTCCTGGATCGCGTCGAGCAGCATGTCCGCCTGGACCGTCCCCTTCGCGTCGTCGATCGTGATCGTGATGCCGGGGCCCTGCGCGGCCACCGTGCCAGCCAGAATGCCGAGTTGCTTCTCCTTCTCGGCGGTCTGCTTGCGGGCCTCGGCCGCCTGGTCGGAGCTGCTCTGCAGTTCCGACCGCTGCTTCTCGAGTCCCTGCTTCTCGTCCTCAAGACGCTGAGTACGGTCATCCAGTTCATCGAGGATGCGAACGAGATCTTCCTGACGGGCACCGCGCAGCGCGCTGTCGCTGTCGCTGTTCGAGGCCACCTGCACGGCCAGGCCGAAGCCGAGGCCGAACAGCAGCAGGGCGACGATGAGTTGGGCCCTGGTGACCCGCGGCGGCCACAGGCCCTTCACCAGCCGCTGGCGGCCCGTGAGCGCGGCCTCGGGCCGCTCCTGGGCCGACTGCTCGGCGTCGGGGGCCGGCGCGGGCACTTCCGCGGGCAGTTCCTTGCGCAGTCTGTTCTCCGGCTGCTCGTCCTCGTTGCTCATCGTTCTCACGCCCGGAACACGTGGCGCCGGATCGCCGCCGCGTTGGAGAAGATCCGGATGCCGAGCACCACCACGACACCCGTGGACAGCTGCGCCCCCACACCCAACTTGTCGCCCAGGAAAACGATCAGCGCGGCCACCACCACGTTCGACAGGAACGACACCACGAAGACCTTGTCGTCGAAGATCCCGTCGAGCATGGCCCGCAGGCCACCGAAGACGGCGTCGAGCGCCGCGACGACGGCGATCGGCAGATAAGGCTCGACGACCGCCGGAACCTCAGGACGGACCAACAGGCCGGCCACGACTCCCACGATGAGGCCCAGTACGGCGATCACGATGTGCCCTTCTCAGTGCTCGGCTGTGCTGTACGTACGATCACACTCGGTGCTGCGGGCAACCTGACGTCACTCTCCGTGAAGATCCCGGTCCGGATGCCGTAGTTCTCCGCCAGGGCATGCAGATACAGCCCGTCGGCGCTGTTCTGGAACGTGGTGCTCAACCTGCCCCCATCGCCCACCGCGAGCACCGTGTAGGGCGGCACCAGCGGCTTGTTGTCGACCAGTATCGCGTCACCCGCGGCCCTGATCGCGGACAGGGCGGTCAGCCGCTGCCCGTTGATGGAGATCGCCTCGGCCCCGGAGGCCCACAGCCCGTTCACGACGCGCTGCATGTCGCGGTCGCGCACCCGGCCGGTGTCGGAGAAATCGGAGGTCTCGCGCGGATTGCCGGCGTCGCCGCCCGTGGAGGCTTCCTTCGCGTCGTTCACGACGAGCTTCACACCGGGGCCGTGCACCGCCGTGGCGCCCGACAGGATTCCCACCAGGTCCGCCTGGCCACTGCCGCCACTCTGCTTCAGTGCCGCCCGCTGGCGCGCGCTCACGTCGTCGCGCAGCTTGTCGACGGTGCCCTCCAGCTTGTCCGCCGACGAGGTCTCCCGGTCGATGCGGTCGATCAGCTCCTGCCGCTCCTTGGCGACGACCGGTGCCGCCACGCGCGCCTGGGCCGCGCCGACGGTCACGACCAGCGCCGCGAGCACCAGACCGCCGGCGAGACCGAGCTTCGCCCGCAGAGTCTTCGGCATGCCGCCCTCGCCCTGGGACTTCTTCCGGGCGGCGGCCTCGGCGTACCCGTCGTCGAGGCTGTGATCCATGACGTTGGTGATCAACGACATGGAGGCGTCCGGACGCGACGGCCGCGGGGCCGTGCTCCGAACGGGGGGTTGCTGCGGCATGCCGCACATCGTCGCACGTCGCGACCAGTACCTCCGAATGGCCCCACCGGCGTGCCGGACAGGCCCCCTTGGGGGACACTTGTCCGGCACGCGCGCGTGCAGCGGGTTTTACCGTCCGGCGCTGTCTACAATCGCGGACCATTCGTCGAGCAGGGCCTGCGCTGAGGCATCGTCCGGCCCTTCCGCCCACAGATGGGTGACCGCCTCGGCGGGGTCGGGCAGCACCATCACCCAGCGCCCGTCGGTCTCCACGACGCGTACTCCGTCCGTCGTGTCGACAAAGCGATCTCCGGCCGCCTCCACGACCCGGCGCATGACCAGTCCCTTCACGGCCCATGGCGTGGCCAGGTCCCGCTTGAGAACGTGTGCCCGCGGGATCCGCGCGTCGATCTGGCTGAGGGTGAGCTGCGTCCGCGCCACCAGCCCGATCAGCCGTACGAAGGCCGCCGTACCGTCGTAGACACCGCTGAACTCCGGGACGATGAAGCCGCCCTTGCCGTCACCACCGAAGATCGTCCCCTCCTCACGCCCCACGCGCGTGAGGTCGTCCGGAGAGGTGGTGGTCCACTCGACCTGGGTGCCGTGATAGGCGGCCACCTGCTCGGCGATCCTGGTCGTGGTCACCGGCAGCGCCACACGGCCGCTGCGCCGCTCCGCGGCCACCAGGTCCAGCATCACGAGCAGAGCCCGGTCGTCCTCGATGATCCGGCCCTTCTCGTCCACCAGGGACAGCCGCTCGCCCACGGGGTCGAAGCGCACGCCGAACGCGGCCCCGGACGACGCCACGATCTCGCCGAGGCGCACCAGCCCCGACCGCCGGACATCGGCCGTCTCCGTCGGCCTGGACTCGTCGAGACCGGGATTGATGGTCAGCGAGTCCACACCGAGCTTTCCGAGCAGGCTGGGCAGGACGAGCCCGGCACTGCCGTTCGAGGCGTCCACGACCACCTTGAGCCCCGACTCGGCGATCCCGGTGGTGTCGATGTTCCGCAGCAGCGACCCGGTGTACGAGTCGAAGACGCTCGCCGGGAAGTACAGGTCGCCGATCTCGCCGGGGAACGCACGCCGGTACTCCTGCCGTGCGAACACGCGGTCCAGCTTTCGCTGGCTCGCCTGCGAGAGGTCGGCCCCTCGCCCGTCGAAGAACATGATGTCGACGGAGTCCGGCACACCTGGTGAGGTCCGGATCATGATCCCGCCGGCGCTGCCGCGAGCGGTCTGCTGCCGGGCCACGGGCAGCGGTACGTTCTCCAGGTCCCGTACGTCGATCGCGCTGGCCTGCAGCGCCGAGATCACCGCACGCTTGAGCGCACGGGCACCCCGGGAGTGGTCGCGGGCCGTGGTAACCGTGGAGCCCTTCTTGAGGGTGGTCGCGTAGGCGCCGGCCAGCCGCACGGCGAGTTCCGGCGTGATCTCGACGTTGAGGATGCCGGTCACCCCACGGGCGCCGAACAGATGCGCCTGGCCCCTGGACTCCCAGATGACCGAGGTGTTGACGAAGGCACCGGCCTCGATGGTCTTGAACGGATAGACCCGGACGTTGCCCTGAACGATCGATTCTTCGCCGATCAGGCACTCATCACCGATGACCGCGCCGTCCTCGATCCGGGCCGCCCGCATGATGTCGGTGTTCTTTCCGACGACGCAGCCCCGCAGATTGCTGTGCTGCCCGACGTACACGTTGTCGTGCACGACAGCCCTGTGCAGGAATGCGCCCGTCTTCACGACCACGTTCGACCCGACGACGGTGTGCTCACGGATTTCCGCGCCGGCCTCGACCTTGGCGTAGTCACCGATGTAGAGCGGCCCCCGGAGAACGGCGTCCGGATGCACCTCGGCGCCCTCCGCCACCCATACGCCCGGGGAGATCTCGAACCCGTCGATCTCGACGTCGACCTTGCGCTCCAGGACATCGGCCTGGGCCTTCACATACGACTCGTGCGTACCGACGTCCTCCCAGTAGCCCTCGGCGACATAGCCGTACACCGGCTTGCCTTCCTTCATGAGCTGCGGGAAGACATCGCCCGACCAGTCCACGGGAACGTCGGCCTCGACATAGCCGAACACCTCGGGCTCCATGACATAGATGCCCGTGTTCACCGTGTCGGAGAAGACCTGGCCCCAGGTCGGCTTCTCGAGGAAACGCTCGACCTTGCCCTCTTCGTCGACGATGGTGATGCCGAATTCCAGTGGATTGGGCACACGCGTCAGACAGACGGTGACCAGCGCACCCTTCTCCTTGTGGAAGTTGATCAGCTCGGTGAGGTCGAAGTCGGTCAGGGCATCGCCGGAGATGACAAGGAAAGCGTCGTCCTTCAACGCCTCTTCGGCGTTCTTGACGCTTCCGGCGGTACCGAGTGGCTTCTCCTCATTGGCATATGTGAGCTCCATTCCGAGCTCCTCGCCGTCACCGAAGTAGTTCTTGACGAGCGAGGCCAGGAACTGCACGGTTACGACGGTCTCGTTGAGCCCATGCCTTTTGAGCAGCCGCAGCACATGCTCCATGATCGGGCGGTTCACTACCGGAAGGAGCGGCTTGGGCATGCTCGAGGTCATGGGGCGAAGGCGTGTGCCTTCACCACCGGCCATCACGACGGCCTTCATGTCGGAAGCGTCCTCCTCTAGAGACGACGGTCCAGCCGACTTCACCCGTCAAGATTGTCCCGCACTTTTCCACCGCGGGCCATCGAGCCCTACGTCCGGACAATCGCCGAGCTCAATCGGCCATGGCGTCCGCACGAACCAGGCGGCGGACTTGGACCACGTAGAGCACTCCTGCCCACCAGTACAGCGTTGTACCCCATCCGGCGAACGCCCATCCGAAAATAGCAGCGAGTGACGAGATCCATCCATGTCCGTCACTCAGCAGGAGCAACGGGAAAGCGTACATCAGATTGAAGGTGGCTGCCTTCCCCAAGAAGTTCACCTGCGGCGGCGGATAGCCATGACGCCTGAGGATGCCCACCATCACCAGCAGAACCAGCTCTCGCGCCAGCAGCACGGCGGTCAGCCAGAGCGGCAGGATCTCGCGCCAGGTGAGGCCCACCAGCGTCGAGAGAATGTAGAGCCGGTCGGCAGCGGGATCGAGCAGCCGGCCGAGGCTGCTGATCTGATTCCAGCGCCGCGCGAGCTTCCCGTCCAGGTAGTCGCTGATCCCGCTCAGCGCGAGCACCAGCAGGGCCCAGCCATCGCTGTTGGGACCCCCGAACTCCGGCCGGAGGATCAACCACAGAAAGACGGGCACGCCGACGAGACGCGCCATGCTGAGGATGTTCGGGATGGTGAGGACCCGGTCCGTCTGGACACGGGTCTCCTGGACCTCCACCCGGGGGCCTCCTGGGAAACGAGCCAACGATGCCCCCTGACCCTACCTCAACGCAAAAAAGCTCCGGCTCCTGGGCTTCGTGCCCAAGAGCCAGAGCTCTAAAGGGAGTTCGGCGGTGTCCTACTCTCCCACAGGGTCCCCCCTGCAGTACCATCGGCGCTGTGAGGCTTAGCTTCCGGGTTCGGAATGTAACCGGGCGTTTCCCTCACGCTATGACCACCGAAACACTATGAAACTGTGAACGCCGCACCATGCCTGAAAGCATGGGGCTGTTCGTGGTTTCAGAACCAACACAGTGGACGCGAGCAACTGAGGACAAGCCCTCGGCCTATTAGTACCGGTCAACTCCACCAGTTACCTGGCTTCCATATCCGGCCTATCAACCCAGTCGTCTACTGGGAGCCTTACCCCATCAAGTGGGTGGGAGTCCTCATCTCGAAGCAGGCTTCCCGCTTAGATGCTTTCAGCGGTTATCCCTCCCGAACGTAGCCAACCAGCCATGCCCTTGGCAGAACAACTGGCACACCAGAGGTTCGTCCGTCCCGGTCCTCTCGTACTAGGGACAGCCCTTCTCAAGACTCCTACGCGCACAGCGGATAGGGACCGAACTGTCTCACGACGTTCTAAACCCAGCTCGCGTACCGCTTTAATGGGCGAACAGCCCAACCCTTGGGACCGACTCCAGCCCCAGGATGCGACGAGCCGACATCGAGGTGCCAAACCATCCCGTCGATATGGACTCTTGGGGAAGATCAGCCTGTTATCCCCGGGGTACCTTTTATCCGTTGAGCGACGGCGCTTCCACAAGCCACCGCCGGATCACTAGTCCCGACTTTCGTCCCTGCTCGACCCGTCGGTCTCACAGTCAAGCTCCCTTGTGCACTTACACTCAACACCTGATTGCCAACCAGGCTGAGGGAACCTTTGGGCGCCTCCGTTACTCTTTAGGAGGCAACCGCCCCAGTTAAACTACCCATCAGACACTGTCCCTGATCCGGATCACGGACCCAGGTTAGACATCCAGCACGACCAGACTGGTATTTCAACGACGACTCACCGCGAACTGGCGTCCGCGTTTCAAAGTCTCCCAGCTATCCTACACAAGCCGAACCGAACACCAATATCAAACTGTAGTAAAGGTCCCGGGGTCTTTCCGTCCTGCTGCGCGAAACGAGCATCTTTACTCGTAGTGCAATTTCACCGGGCCTATGGTTGAGACAGTCGAGAAGTCGTTACGCCATTCGTGCAGGTCGGAACTTACCCGACAAGGAATTTCGCTACCTTAGGATGGTTATAGTTACCACCGCCGTTTACTGGCGCTTAAGTTCTCAGCTTCGCCCCACCGAAATGGAGCTAACCGGTCCCCTTAACGTTCCAGCACCGGGCAGGCGTCAGTCCGTATACATCGCCTTACGGCTTCGCACGGACCTGTGTTTTTAGTAAACAGTCGCTTCTCGCTGGTCTCTGCGGCCACCCCCAGCTCACCGAGTAAATCGGATCACCGGAGCTGGCCCCCCTTCTCCCGAAGTTACGGGGGCATTTTGCCGAGTTCCTTAACCATAGTTCACCCGAACGCCTCGGTATTCTCTACCTGACCACCTGAGTCGGTTTAGGGTACGGGCCGCCATGAAACTCGCTAGAGGCTTTTCTCGACAGCATAGGATCATCCACTTCGCCACAATCGGCTCGGCATCAGGTCTCAGCCGTATGCAAGGCGGATTTGCCTACCTTGCGGCCTACACCCTTACCCCGGGACAACCACCGCCCGGGATGGACTACCTTCCTGCGTCACCCCATCACTCACCTACTAACCGCTTGGTCCGGCGGCTCCACCACTCCCCTCAACTCCGAAGAGATCAGGGCGGCTTCACGGCCTTAGCATCACGATGCTCGATGTTTGACGCTTCACAGCGGGTACCGGAATATCAACCGGTTATCCATCGACTACGCCTGTCGGCCTCGCCTTAGGTCCCGACTTACCCTGGGCAGATCAGCTTGACCCAGGAACCCTTAGTCAATCGGCGCAAACGTTTCTCACGTTTGTATCGCTACTCATGCCTGCATTCTCACTCGTCAACCGTCCACAACTACCTTCCGGTGCTGCTTCACCCGGCAGACGACGCTCCCCTACCCATCACAGCAGGCGTTGGCCCTATATGCTGCAATGACACGACTTCGGCGGTACGCTTGAGCCCCGCTACATTGTCGGCGCGGAATCACTAGACCAGTGAGCTATTACGCACTCTTTCAAGGGTGGCTGCTTCTAAGCCAACCTCCTGGTTGTCTGTGCGACTCCACATCCTTTCCCACTTAGCGTACGCTTAGGGGCCTTAGTCGATGCTCTGGGCTGTTTCCCTCTCGACCATGGAGCTTATCCCCCACAGTCTCACTGCCGTGCTCTCACTTACCGGCATTCGGAGTTTGGCTAAGGTCAGTAACCCGGTAGGGCCCATCGCCTATCCAGTGCTCTACCTCCGGCAAGAAACACACGACGCTGCACCTAAATGCATTTCGGGGAGAACCAGCTATCACGGAGTTTGATTGGCCTTTCACCCCTAACCACAGGTCATCCCCCAGGTTTTCAACCCTGGTGGGTTCGGTCCTCCACGAAGTCTTACCTCCGCTTCAACCTGCCCATGGCTAGATCACTCCGCTTCGGGTCTTGAGCGTGCTACTGAAACGCCCTGTTCGGACTCGCTTTCGCTACGGCTTCCCCACACGGGTTAACCTCGCAACACACCGCAAACTCGCAGGCTCATTCTTCAAAAGGCACGCAGTCACGAGATACAGCAAGCTGCATCCGACGCTCCCACGGCTTGTAGGCACACGGTTTCAGGTACTATTTCACTCCCCTCCCGGGGTACTTTTCACCATTCCCTCACGGTACTATCCGCTATCGGTCACCAGGGAATATTTAGGCTTAGCGGGTGGTCCCGCCAGATTCACACGGGATTTCTCGGGCCCCGTGCTACTTGGGTGTCTCTCAAACGAGCCGTACAGATTTCAGCTACGGGGGTCTTACCCTCTACGCCGGACCTTTTGCATGTCCTTCGCCTATCCATACGGTTTCTGACTCGTCCCACGGTAAGCAGACCGTGGAAGAGAGATCCCACAACCCCGCATGCGCAACCCCTGCCGGGTCTCACACGCATACGGTTTGGCCTCATCCGGTTTCGCTCGCCACTACTCCCGGAATCACGGTTGTTTTCTCTTCCTGAGGGTACTGAGATGTTTCACTTCCCCTCGTTCCCTCCACACTGCCTATGTGTTCAGCAGTGGGTGACAGCCCATGACGACTGCCGGGTTTCCCCATTCGGAAACCCCCGGATCAAAGCCTGGTTGACGACTCCCCGGGGACTATCGCGGCCTCCCACGTCCTTCATCGGTTCCTGGTGCCAAGGCATCCACCGTGCGCCCTTAAAAACTTGGCCACAGATGCTCGCGTCCACTGTGCAGTTCTCAAACAACGACCAGCCACCCGTCACACACCAGAACTCTGATGCTTCACCGGGGCCGACATCCGAGAAGGGCGAGCAGCGCTCGCACCCTCAGACACCCAACAGCGTGCCCGACACCCTCGCCTCCCCATCTCACGTTCCACGCCGAAGCAGTACTAGCGACCAGAGCAGGTCAAGTGTGCCGAGTAGTCAACGTTCCACCCATGAGCAACCAGCATCAGACGTTCGCTGATGTACTGGCCTCTGACCAACCAGAGGTTGGTGAGAAGTGCTCCTTAGAAAGGAGGTGATCCAGCCGCACCTTCCGGTACGGCTACCTTGTTACGACTTCGTCCCAATCGCCAGTCCCACCTTCGACAGCTCCCTCCCACAAGGGGTTGGGCCACCGGCTTCGGGTGTTACCGACTTTCGTGACGTGACGGGCGGTGTGTACAAGGCCCGGGAACGTATTCACCGCAGCAATGCTGATCTGCGATTACTAGCGACTCCGACTTCATGGGGTCGAGTTGCAGACCCCAATCCGAACTGAGACCGGCTTTTTGAGATTCGCTCCACCTCACGGTATCGCAGCTCATTGTACCGGCCATTGTAGCACGTGTGCAGCCCAAGACATAAGGGGCATGATGACTTGACGTCGTCCCCACCTTCCTCCGAGTTGACCCCGGCGGTCTCCTGTGAGTCCCCATCACCCCGAAGGGCATGCTGGCAACACAGAACAAGGGTTGCGCTCGTTGCGGGACTTAACCCAACATCTCACGACACGAGCTGACGACAGCCATGCACCACCTGTACACCGACCACAAGGGGGACCCTGTCTCCAGGGTTTTCCGGTGTATGTCAAGCCTTGGTAAGGTTCTTCGCGTTGCGTCGAATTAAGCCACATGCTCCGCCGCTTGTGCGGGCCCCCGTCAATTCCTTTGAGTTTTAGCCTTGCGGCCGTACTCCCCAGGCGGGGAACTTAATGCGTTAGCTGCGGCACCGACGACGTGGAATGTCGCCAACACCTAGTTCCCACCGTTTACGGCGTGGACTACCAGGGTATCTAATCCTGTTCGCTCCCCACGCTTTCGCTCCTCAGCGTCAGTAATGGCCCAGAGATCCGCCTTCGCCACCGGTGTTCCTCCTGATATCTGCGCATTTCACCGCTACACCAGGAATTCCGATCTCCCCTACCACACTCTAGCTAGCCCGTATCGACTGCAGACCCGAGGTTAAGCCTCGGGCTTTCACAATCGACGTGACAAGCCGCCTACGAGCTCTTTACGCCCAATAATTCCGGACAACGCTTGCGCCCTACGTATTACCGCGGCTGCTGGCACGTAGTTAGTATTGGCGCTTCTTCTGCAGGTACCGTCACTTTCGCTTCTTCCCTGCTGAAAGAGGTTTACAACCCGAAGGCCGTCATCCCTCACGCGGCGTCGCTGCATCAGGCTTTCGCCCATTGTGCAATATTCCCCACTGCTGCCTCCCGTAGGAGTCTGGGCCGTGTCTCAGTCCCAGTGTGGCCGGTCGCCCTCTCAGGCGGCTACCCGTCGTCGCCTTGGTGAGCCATTACCTCACCAACAAGCTGATAGGCCGCGGGCTCATCCTTCACCGCCGGAGCTTTCCACCACCCGACCATGCGGTCAGTGGTTGTATCCGGTATTAGACCCCGTTTCCAGGGCTTGTCCCAGAGTGAAGGGCAGATTGCCCACGTGTTACTCACCCGTTCGCCACTAATCCACCCCGAAGGGCTTCATCGTTCGACTTGCATGTGTTAAGCACGCCGCCAGCGTTCGTCCTGAGCCAGGATCAAACTCTCCGTGAATGTTTACTC
Encoded proteins:
- a CDS encoding bifunctional nuclease family protein, whose translation is MNELDVVGVRVEMPSNQPIVLLREVGGDRYLPIWIGPGEATAIAFAQQGMAPARPLTHDLFKDVLEAVGQELTEVRITDLREGVFYAELVFASGVEVSARPSDAIALALRTGTPIYGSDTVLDDAGIAIPDEQEDEVEKFREFLDQISPEDFGTSSQ
- the ftsR gene encoding transcriptional regulator FtsR, coding for MLQTPSGGAGHGAAAADSGLMSIGTVLNVLRGEFPEVTISKIRFLESEGLIEPQRTPSGYRKFSAGDVERLGHVLRMQRDHYLPLKVIREHLDAMERGEAVQLPVVGRQRDGETVLEPCDTPTAARIGRAELLEAAKIDESALEEWESYGLIAPLEGGVYDAEAVTVASLVAELGRHGIEPRHLRVMKAAADREAGLVDQVVAPLKRHRNPQTRAHAEARTKELAVLTVRLHAALVKTALGVRLP
- a CDS encoding zinc-ribbon and FHA domain-containing protein — its product is MQSGFVLPHGRVCFGQGESPVKLFAKLFGKSAREGSDNATARHRAQPDAEGQRPLFRDQVPGPGGDISGGQGAPSVDPAQSGGIGFGQPSTSSTGGGFAPDPYASNAPAGQPRQEDPSMSVLVCTRCGNRNAENARFCSNCGAPLRPGVAPERASETTSTISISGLEAYDAEATGQTQMPALSPEAQAAVDALPMGSALLVVRRGPNSGSRFLLDGELTTAGRHPQSDIFLDDVTVSRRHVEFRRSPDGSFTVADVGSLNGTYVNRERIDQVALSNGDEVQIGKYRLVFYSSRQGV
- a CDS encoding DUF881 domain-containing protein; translated protein: MSNEDEQPENRLRKELPAEVPAPAPDAEQSAQERPEAALTGRQRLVKGLWPPRVTRAQLIVALLLFGLGFGLAVQVASNSDSDSALRGARQEDLVRILDELDDRTQRLEDEKQGLEKQRSELQSSSDQAAEARKQTAEKEKQLGILAGTVAAQGPGITITIDDAKGTVQADMLLDAIQELRAAGAEAIEVNGVRVVANTYLTDSGKSVSVDGNKINAPYRFKVIGKPQDLEPALNIPGGVVQTLEKEQAVVTVERSTKIVVDALRAAKRPDYARSSSQ
- a CDS encoding small basic family protein, with the translated sequence MIAVLGLIVGVVAGLLVRPEVPAVVEPYLPIAVVAALDAVFGGLRAMLDGIFDDKVFVVSFLSNVVVAALIVFLGDKLGVGAQLSTGVVVVLGIRIFSNAAAIRRHVFRA
- a CDS encoding DUF881 domain-containing protein, whose protein sequence is MSLITNVMDHSLDDGYAEAAARKKSQGEGGMPKTLRAKLGLAGGLVLAALVVTVGAAQARVAAPVVAKERQELIDRIDRETSSADKLEGTVDKLRDDVSARQRAALKQSGGSGQADLVGILSGATAVHGPGVKLVVNDAKEASTGGDAGNPRETSDFSDTGRVRDRDMQRVVNGLWASGAEAISINGQRLTALSAIRAAGDAILVDNKPLVPPYTVLAVGDGGRLSTTFQNSADGLYLHALAENYGIRTGIFTESDVRLPAAPSVIVRTAQPSTEKGTS
- a CDS encoding mannose-1-phosphate guanyltransferase; the encoded protein is MKAVVMAGGEGTRLRPMTSSMPKPLLPVVNRPIMEHVLRLLKRHGLNETVVTVQFLASLVKNYFGDGEELGMELTYANEEKPLGTAGSVKNAEEALKDDAFLVISGDALTDFDLTELINFHKEKGALVTVCLTRVPNPLEFGITIVDEEGKVERFLEKPTWGQVFSDTVNTGIYVMEPEVFGYVEADVPVDWSGDVFPQLMKEGKPVYGYVAEGYWEDVGTHESYVKAQADVLERKVDVEIDGFEISPGVWVAEGAEVHPDAVLRGPLYIGDYAKVEAGAEIREHTVVGSNVVVKTGAFLHRAVVHDNVYVGQHSNLRGCVVGKNTDIMRAARIEDGAVIGDECLIGEESIVQGNVRVYPFKTIEAGAFVNTSVIWESRGQAHLFGARGVTGILNVEITPELAVRLAGAYATTLKKGSTVTTARDHSRGARALKRAVISALQASAIDVRDLENVPLPVARQQTARGSAGGIMIRTSPGVPDSVDIMFFDGRGADLSQASQRKLDRVFARQEYRRAFPGEIGDLYFPASVFDSYTGSLLRNIDTTGIAESGLKVVVDASNGSAGLVLPSLLGKLGVDSLTINPGLDESRPTETADVRRSGLVRLGEIVASSGAAFGVRFDPVGERLSLVDEKGRIIEDDRALLVMLDLVAAERRSGRVALPVTTTRIAEQVAAYHGTQVEWTTTSPDDLTRVGREEGTIFGGDGKGGFIVPEFSGVYDGTAAFVRLIGLVARTQLTLSQIDARIPRAHVLKRDLATPWAVKGLVMRRVVEAAGDRFVDTTDGVRVVETDGRWVMVLPDPAEAVTHLWAEGPDDASAQALLDEWSAIVDSAGR
- a CDS encoding CDP-alcohol phosphatidyltransferase family protein → MEVQETRVQTDRVLTIPNILSMARLVGVPVFLWLILRPEFGGPNSDGWALLVLALSGISDYLDGKLARRWNQISSLGRLLDPAADRLYILSTLVGLTWREILPLWLTAVLLARELVLLVMVGILRRHGYPPPQVNFLGKAATFNLMYAFPLLLLSDGHGWISSLAAIFGWAFAGWGTTLYWWAGVLYVVQVRRLVRADAMAD